The Endozoicomonas sp. 4G DNA segment ATAGTAATCAGCCGCTTTTTCCTTAGCCGCAGCACCACCTTCGGCGGAGGTCTGAATCAGACTGCTGACCCATACCCGACCAAACTGCTGGCGAAGCGCCTGAATCATTTGCCGACAGTTTTTTTCGGCCTCATCATTGGAGCCTATTCCAATGTAAAAAAGCGTCATGACTGGCGCATCTCTTCTCTGGTTCGCTGGCACCACACGGAAGCTACAGCACCTTTCAATGCCTGTGGTTTGCGGATCAACACTCCGACGCGGTCAACCTTGAAATCATCCTGAATTAATCGAATGATGCCACCGGCCAGAGCTTCCAGCAAAGCGTATCGGGACGCTTCGCAAAAGGCACGAACGGCCTGACTGATCGCATCGTAATCCAGGGCGTCGTTCAGGTCGTCGGAACGAAATGCCCGGGAAAAGTCAGTTTCCAGCTCTAAATCAATGATCAAAGGCTGGGGCCCATCGTGCTCAAATTCGTAAACACCAATGACAGCCTGAGTCTCCAGCCGCTCAATACGAACCTTATCCATTCCCCCTCCTACCCTATGACTTCAAGTTAACAGCGGCCAGTGTTTCCATGTCCCAGCGTGGCATGGGCGCCACTTCGAGCGGCTCTGTCTGACCGGCAAGCAGTCGCTGGCAACCAGCGTAGGCGATCATTGCGCCATTGTCTGTACAAAACTCAGCCCTGGCGTAACGAAGGCTACCACCCTCTTTTGTCACCATGGCTTCCAGCTGATTTCTCAGCCTGCGATTGGCACTCACGCCACCGGCAATGACCAGCTGTTTCAAACCGGTCTGCCTCAGGGCCCGACGGCATTTGAATGCCAGAGTGTCCACCACGGCATCTTCGAAAGCCCAGGCAATGTCCGCTCGATCCTGCTCGGTCAGCTCACGTTCTTTTTTGCAGGCAGCCACAGTATTGAGCGTAAAGGTTTTCAAACCGCTGAAGCTGAAATCCAGACCAGGGCGATCGCACATCGGCCTCGGGAAACGAAAGCGCCCTTCAGCTCCCTTCTGGGCGAGATTAGAGACCTTGGGACCACCGGGATAACCCAGCTCCAACATCGCAGCCACTTTATCGAAAGCCTCACCGGCGGCATCGTCTATGGACTCACCCAGCAATTGATATTGGCCAATACCATCGACCCGTACCAACTGGGTATGACCACCGGACACCAGTAAG contains these protein-coding regions:
- the folB gene encoding dihydroneopterin aldolase; protein product: MDKVRIERLETQAVIGVYEFEHDGPQPLIIDLELETDFSRAFRSDDLNDALDYDAISQAVRAFCEASRYALLEALAGGIIRLIQDDFKVDRVGVLIRKPQALKGAVASVWCQRTREEMRQS
- the tsaD gene encoding tRNA (adenosine(37)-N6)-threonylcarbamoyltransferase complex transferase subunit TsaD — its product is MIVLGIETSCDESGIALYDSQKGLLADVLYSQIEMHTEYGGVVPELASRDHIQRVLPLINQVLEKAGMTRRQIDAVAYTKGPGLIGALMVGACIGRSMAWALGVPAVGVHHMEGHLLAPMLEENPPEFPFLALLVSGGHTQLVRVDGIGQYQLLGESIDDAAGEAFDKVAAMLELGYPGGPKVSNLAQKGAEGRFRFPRPMCDRPGLDFSFSGLKTFTLNTVAACKKERELTEQDRADIAWAFEDAVVDTLAFKCRRALRQTGLKQLVIAGGVSANRRLRNQLEAMVTKEGGSLRYARAEFCTDNGAMIAYAGCQRLLAGQTEPLEVAPMPRWDMETLAAVNLKS